In Legionella sp. PATHC035, a genomic segment contains:
- the hutG gene encoding formimidoylglutamase — MFEHLSNYQRANPSLWQGRKDTISAERFFQKIIFPVQQTELITKEKKTVFLGFASDAGVRRNMGRPGAKLGPDQIKTQLAKLPCSLDKQFYDLGTIFCEEDELETAQAQFANLISFCHQQGHQTVAFGGGHEIAWAHYQGLAPHYSKLGIINFDAHFDLRPHQKNQPGTSGTPFSQIAAYCKENNQPFNYCCLGIQRLGNTPSLFERANELNVHYLTAEELYANSVAWHLAFLDDFMLNLDHIYVTLCLDVLAESFAPGVSAPQPLGLMPWQILPLLKYIIQSGKVVSFDVAELSPPLDQEQKTARLAALIIAELLHTI; from the coding sequence ATGTTTGAACATCTTTCCAATTACCAACGTGCCAACCCTTCACTCTGGCAAGGTAGAAAGGATACGATAAGTGCTGAACGCTTCTTTCAAAAGATCATTTTTCCAGTGCAACAAACTGAGCTCATTACTAAAGAGAAAAAAACCGTTTTTCTTGGCTTTGCCAGTGATGCGGGCGTTCGCCGAAATATGGGAAGACCAGGAGCAAAATTAGGACCAGATCAAATCAAAACCCAATTAGCCAAACTACCGTGCTCTTTAGATAAGCAATTTTATGACCTGGGGACTATTTTCTGCGAGGAAGACGAACTGGAAACTGCGCAAGCTCAATTTGCCAATCTCATCAGTTTTTGTCATCAGCAAGGGCATCAAACGGTTGCCTTCGGTGGAGGCCATGAAATTGCCTGGGCTCATTATCAAGGTTTAGCACCTCATTACAGTAAGCTGGGAATCATTAATTTTGATGCACATTTTGATTTAAGACCACACCAAAAAAATCAACCAGGCACCTCAGGAACCCCTTTTTCACAAATCGCAGCATATTGTAAAGAAAATAACCAACCCTTTAACTATTGCTGCTTGGGAATCCAAAGATTAGGCAATACCCCCTCTCTCTTTGAACGCGCTAATGAACTTAATGTCCATTATCTGACTGCTGAAGAATTGTATGCAAACAGCGTAGCATGGCATTTGGCTTTTCTCGATGATTTTATGCTGAATCTAGATCACATCTATGTGACACTGTGTCTGGATGTTTTAGCAGAATCTTTTGCTCCTGGCGTAAGTGCTCCACAGCCACTCGGATTGATGCCATGGCAAATTTTACCGCTCTTGAAATACATCATTCAAAGTGGCAAAGTAGTTAGTTTTGATGTTGCTGAACTGTCACCGCCTTTGGATCAAGAACAAAAAACTGCTAGACTAGCGGCTCTTATTATCGCAGAATTGCTACATACTATTTAA
- a CDS encoding STY0301 family protein has translation MRIFIGINVFWGFIVFCGPASATAIHCPETIKTTQSLQHDIKAWEAFQDDLNSIHQFDRVTFYSGHPKEHASLAPDTEVSKVKKLTWSFDRQETWVACEYTQTKIQLIQKIPRGTERCTVTYNENFSRVLSINCT, from the coding sequence ATGCGAATTTTTATTGGGATAAACGTCTTTTGGGGTTTTATTGTCTTTTGTGGTCCAGCATCCGCAACTGCGATACATTGCCCAGAGACCATAAAAACAACTCAGTCTTTACAACATGATATCAAAGCATGGGAGGCATTCCAGGATGATTTGAATAGTATTCATCAGTTTGATCGCGTCACATTTTATTCAGGACACCCTAAAGAACATGCCAGCTTAGCCCCTGACACTGAAGTTTCAAAAGTTAAAAAATTAACTTGGTCATTTGATAGACAAGAAACTTGGGTAGCTTGTGAATATACACAGACTAAAATTCAATTAATTCAAAAAATTCCTCGTGGAACCGAACGTTGTACCGTGACTTATAATGAAAATTTTTCTAGAGTACTGAGTATCAATTGCACTTAG
- a CDS encoding class I adenylate-forming enzyme family protein yields the protein MYQLSTLLAQSAKQFPDKIALIIDQQSYTYKKLDELTHRMANAFLAQGVSQGDRIAFLLPNSIEIVLCYYACFMIGAIAVPVNIQFNNELIHYVLEQSKARVFITTAHYYQQLLDDEKILNEIDECYLTSESAGYSGVKNFQDLLAPRAISTPADITIDPKEPALIFFTSGTTGLPKVVVHTHYSLSQGTQNQLSQIQINHTDQTLVMFPICYLIGLGSQILPFHAVGATVILLPSFDPKDALTKLNLYGITKIYGFPKLYLELINHAESLGYEINTLDFCFSAGDATPISLQKKFNLLFHAEITEGCGMSELQIYSMNPPYGKKKTGSIGFPIEGMDMRLIDEKGEVILNPHQTGEIIVHGESMCSGYWQDPDLTAKTIKNGWLHTGDLAYRDKEGYYWFVSRKVDIIRCGKELISPSEIENIFYQHSAVKEAAAIALPNKNKANNDKIIVYVVLKNRDKHVHAQTLMDFAHASLPPTKRPYQVIIMDQLPYGFTGKIDRNTLRQMAKTQLD from the coding sequence ATGTATCAATTAAGCACCTTACTCGCTCAATCAGCGAAACAGTTTCCTGATAAAATTGCCTTGATTATTGATCAACAGAGTTATACGTATAAAAAACTGGATGAATTAACGCACCGTATGGCCAATGCATTTTTAGCACAAGGGGTCTCACAAGGAGACCGCATTGCATTTCTTTTGCCAAACAGTATTGAAATCGTTTTATGTTACTATGCCTGTTTTATGATAGGTGCTATAGCCGTCCCAGTGAACATTCAATTTAACAATGAACTGATTCATTATGTGTTGGAACAGAGTAAGGCGCGTGTTTTTATAACTACTGCACATTATTATCAACAGCTACTTGATGATGAAAAAATATTAAACGAAATTGATGAATGTTATCTCACCTCGGAATCAGCAGGCTATTCCGGAGTTAAGAATTTCCAAGATTTACTAGCACCTAGAGCAATATCCACTCCCGCTGATATCACAATCGACCCTAAAGAACCTGCCTTAATTTTTTTTACATCTGGAACCACAGGCTTACCCAAAGTAGTGGTCCATACTCACTATAGTCTCAGTCAAGGCACCCAAAATCAGCTCAGCCAAATTCAAATAAATCATACTGATCAAACTTTAGTCATGTTTCCAATCTGTTATTTGATTGGCTTAGGTTCACAAATTTTACCTTTTCATGCAGTAGGAGCTACGGTGATCCTATTACCTAGCTTTGATCCTAAAGATGCATTAACCAAATTAAACCTCTATGGGATTACGAAAATCTATGGGTTTCCTAAGCTTTATCTTGAACTTATTAATCATGCGGAATCTTTAGGGTATGAAATCAACACCCTTGATTTTTGTTTTTCTGCTGGGGATGCAACGCCTATCTCACTGCAGAAAAAATTTAATCTATTGTTTCATGCCGAAATTACCGAAGGCTGCGGGATGTCTGAATTGCAAATCTATTCCATGAACCCTCCTTATGGAAAAAAGAAAACCGGATCAATTGGCTTTCCCATAGAGGGTATGGACATGCGCTTAATTGATGAAAAAGGTGAAGTCATTTTAAATCCACATCAAACTGGAGAAATTATTGTTCATGGCGAAAGTATGTGTTCAGGCTATTGGCAGGATCCTGATTTAACCGCAAAAACGATAAAAAATGGCTGGTTGCATACAGGGGATTTAGCATATCGCGATAAAGAGGGATACTATTGGTTCGTCAGTCGTAAAGTAGATATTATACGTTGCGGAAAAGAGCTCATTTCTCCCAGTGAAATTGAAAATATCTTTTATCAACACAGTGCAGTTAAGGAAGCTGCTGCAATTGCACTACCCAATAAAAATAAAGCAAATAATGATAAAATCATTGTCTATGTGGTACTTAAAAATAGAGACAAACACGTGCACGCCCAAACATTGATGGATTTTGCTCATGCCTCACTCCCCCCCACCAAACGCCCATATCAAGTCATTATCATGGACCAATTGCCTTATGGTTTTACTGGAAAGATTGATCGCAACACTTTAAGGCAGATGGCAAAAACGCAATTAGATTAA
- a CDS encoding universal stress protein, with protein sequence MSKKILIAIDGSDISTHAMQETIKLMKEEQVQLLILHVVEVHFMFPGIDYISLLSHYTKEGQIILENAKKLVTGQPLVQCDTKLMEHNLLQGRISEAIVNEAKSWSADLIALGTHGRRGFNRLFLGSVAENTVRIATNPVLLIPPPTIN encoded by the coding sequence ATGTCTAAAAAAATTTTAATTGCAATTGATGGCAGTGACATCTCAACGCATGCAATGCAAGAAACAATAAAACTTATGAAAGAAGAGCAAGTTCAATTACTTATTTTACATGTTGTTGAAGTACATTTTATGTTTCCTGGTATTGATTATATTTCGTTGCTCTCTCACTACACAAAGGAAGGTCAAATAATTTTAGAGAATGCTAAAAAATTAGTCACGGGTCAGCCTTTAGTTCAGTGTGACACCAAATTAATGGAACACAATCTATTGCAAGGAAGGATCTCTGAAGCGATTGTCAATGAAGCTAAAAGCTGGTCTGCAGATTTAATCGCATTGGGTACGCACGGACGTCGAGGTTTTAATCGATTATTTTTAGGTAGTGTTGCCGAAAACACAGTCCGCATTGCTACAAACCCTGTGTTACTTATTCCTCCACCAACGATAAATTGA
- a CDS encoding SDR family NAD(P)-dependent oxidoreductase, with amino-acid sequence MIVITGGGSGIGRSLAFSLAKRDQTVLIVGRRKQPLQETASFSSNIQYICADVSTLEGLDLIKNQLRDVDQVRALVNNAGTLNPLTSIKDIEPKDWHHALNTNLNAALFLPQKIYDKLTNGRVLNIGSGAAHFPIRGWTAYCVSKAALSMLTKCWQLESDAIAFANVMPGIIDTEMQAIARSKDNPDYERINFYKRLKEEHRLVSPDTVAEFLTWLLLDVDKKTYVSKEWDIYDTKHHNAWLKPPHQVLHWDF; translated from the coding sequence GTGATTGTTATTACCGGTGGAGGTAGTGGGATAGGAAGATCATTAGCTTTTTCTTTGGCAAAACGAGATCAAACAGTCTTAATTGTGGGTAGAAGAAAGCAACCATTGCAAGAAACAGCCTCTTTTTCTTCAAACATTCAATATATTTGCGCTGATGTGTCAACACTTGAAGGTTTAGACTTAATCAAAAATCAATTACGCGATGTGGATCAGGTTCGTGCACTGGTTAATAATGCTGGAACTTTAAATCCTTTGACCTCCATAAAGGATATAGAGCCTAAAGACTGGCATCATGCTTTAAATACCAATTTAAATGCTGCTCTTTTTCTTCCACAAAAGATATACGATAAATTGACTAACGGCCGTGTTTTAAATATTGGTTCTGGAGCCGCCCATTTCCCGATTAGGGGCTGGACTGCGTATTGTGTTTCTAAAGCCGCTTTATCCATGCTGACCAAATGTTGGCAATTGGAATCTGATGCAATTGCTTTTGCTAATGTAATGCCAGGCATAATCGATACCGAAATGCAAGCGATTGCCCGAAGTAAGGATAATCCTGATTATGAACGAATTAATTTTTATAAACGATTGAAAGAGGAACATCGCTTGGTGTCACCGGATACAGTCGCAGAATTCTTGACTTGGCTCTTACTGGATGTGGACAAGAAAACCTATGTTTCTAAGGAATGGGATATCTATGACACAAAACACCATAACGCATGGCTCAAGCCACCTCATCAAGTTCTTCATTGGGATTTTTAA
- the hutI gene encoding imidazolonepropionase, producing MVPCDKLLLNATTIDAQGNQLLQQAIAIKNGLIAWSGPQTELPAEFCKSLHEEDCQGQLITPGLIDCHTHLVYAGNRSTEFQMKLAGVSYAEISKAGGGILSTVHQTRAASEDELIKQSLPRILALWADGVTTVEIKSGYGLDLASELKMLRVAKRLGEITGLRVRKTFLGAHAIGPEFKGNSQAYIDVLCQEMLPALCEENLIDAVDVFCESIAFSLKQTEQVFMAARELNLPIKCHAEQLSNLGASQLAAEFGALSCDHLEFLDEKGAYAMAKTNTIAVLLPGAYYFLREQHKPPVDLLRRAGVGMAVATDCNPGSSPTTSLRLMMSMACQFFSLSVPEALMAVTSHAARALGLQKELGAIEQGMNADLVWWSVNDSAALCYYFAYPLPHRTMIGGEWVSPKDNY from the coding sequence ATGGTTCCTTGTGACAAATTACTATTGAATGCAACTACTATTGATGCTCAGGGAAATCAATTGCTGCAGCAAGCAATTGCCATTAAAAATGGCCTTATTGCCTGGTCTGGACCACAGACAGAATTGCCTGCAGAATTTTGTAAGTCATTGCATGAAGAAGATTGTCAGGGACAGTTGATTACCCCTGGGCTAATCGATTGCCATACGCATTTGGTGTATGCAGGAAATCGCTCCACCGAATTTCAAATGAAATTAGCTGGAGTGAGTTATGCTGAAATTTCTAAAGCAGGTGGTGGGATATTATCTACAGTGCATCAGACTCGCGCTGCCTCAGAAGATGAGTTAATCAAACAATCGTTGCCCAGAATTCTTGCATTATGGGCAGATGGGGTGACTACGGTTGAGATTAAATCAGGTTATGGGTTGGATTTGGCTAGCGAATTAAAAATGCTGCGAGTAGCCAAACGTTTGGGCGAGATAACGGGTTTAAGGGTAAGAAAAACATTCCTTGGTGCGCATGCAATAGGACCCGAATTTAAAGGAAACAGCCAGGCATACATTGATGTTCTTTGCCAAGAAATGTTGCCCGCATTATGTGAAGAAAATTTAATAGATGCTGTAGATGTATTTTGTGAGAGTATTGCCTTCTCATTAAAACAAACCGAGCAAGTTTTCATGGCAGCGCGGGAATTAAATTTGCCTATAAAATGCCATGCAGAACAATTATCCAATCTTGGAGCAAGCCAGCTTGCTGCAGAGTTTGGTGCTTTGTCTTGTGATCATTTGGAGTTCCTGGATGAGAAAGGAGCCTATGCGATGGCAAAAACAAATACGATTGCTGTTTTGCTTCCTGGGGCTTATTACTTTCTGCGTGAACAACACAAACCACCCGTCGATCTATTGCGTCGAGCTGGTGTAGGAATGGCCGTTGCCACTGATTGTAATCCGGGCTCGTCGCCAACTACTTCATTACGTTTGATGATGAGTATGGCCTGCCAATTTTTTTCATTATCTGTGCCTGAAGCATTGATGGCGGTCACCAGTCATGCTGCAAGAGCATTAGGTTTGCAAAAAGAACTGGGAGCAATTGAGCAAGGCATGAACGCCGATTTGGTATGGTGGTCTGTTAATGACAGTGCTGCCCTTTGTTATTATTTTGCTTATCCCTTACCTCATCGTACGATGATTGGAGGGGAGTGGGTGTCTCCAAAGGATAACTATTAG
- a CDS encoding DUF3298 and DUF4163 domain-containing protein: MLKSLKTILSVGIMVCSFTVWAVNPVSVKKETSVYIIDIKYPQGFKDARINAAVQSFIEKTKKNFLKEIADDADVPADAPGKSGLNVTYSLPFKTKKALSVSFNISIYHRGAAHPSNTVAVLNFIDGRQVELSDLFRPEVNYLKPIASFSNKKISGKGFADQKWIDEGTKPTDKNYKIWSFSPQGINIIFDTYQVAAYVYGPQTVKIPLSQISSLIKPEIMHNVWGR, from the coding sequence ATGCTGAAATCACTAAAAACAATTCTTTCTGTAGGTATTATGGTATGTTCTTTTACTGTTTGGGCGGTGAATCCAGTATCAGTTAAAAAAGAAACATCGGTTTATATCATTGATATCAAGTACCCTCAAGGCTTTAAGGATGCGCGGATCAATGCCGCTGTGCAATCCTTTATTGAAAAAACTAAAAAAAACTTCCTTAAAGAAATTGCGGACGATGCAGATGTTCCTGCGGATGCACCAGGAAAATCAGGTTTAAATGTCACTTATTCTTTGCCTTTTAAAACAAAAAAGGCTTTAAGTGTATCGTTTAATATTTCAATTTATCATCGAGGAGCTGCGCATCCATCAAATACGGTGGCCGTATTGAATTTCATTGATGGTCGTCAGGTTGAGTTATCCGATTTATTTCGTCCTGAAGTAAATTATTTAAAGCCTATTGCGAGTTTTTCTAATAAAAAAATCAGTGGAAAAGGTTTTGCAGATCAAAAATGGATTGACGAGGGAACTAAGCCTACAGATAAAAACTATAAAATCTGGTCTTTTTCACCCCAAGGAATAAATATAATTTTCGATACCTATCAAGTTGCTGCATATGTATACGGACCTCAGACTGTAAAAATACCCCTATCACAGATTTCGTCTTTAATTAAGCCTGAAATAATGCACAATGTTTGGGGTCGTTAA
- a CDS encoding OPT family oligopeptide transporter encodes MADTPFIAADKKVAELSVRVVVLAIILTVLLAMSNAYLALKLGILTSASIPAAIISMGILRFFKNSTILENNAVQTAASAGEAVAGGIVYTIPALIIIGYWNHFDYLTNFFIAVCGGILGVLFSIPLRRILVHDPSLKFPEGRAIAEVLKSSVEKTGIKDILIGGAVGGLIELFQTGFKVVANSWGYWFVIQRSLFGLGAGFSATMIGAGYLVGHDMAISIFLGAVISWLIALPVVSQFYPEFVSHYPAEQAASFLWNSEMRYLGIGAMLFAGVWTFLKLVRPLSTSIQNSLKSFMCKGNKDIQPLRTDQDMPLPYILIGTGALAAILFLFFQLVLPLQQVGLDNEYSPTLIFLAVIYVLFIGFIFSVITAYFSGMVGVTASPGSSVVISGMLFAAWLLLVAVDHLLPLPLKTEQIQAAEAITIMIGAVVTGIAAIANDNTQDLKVGQLVGATPWKQQLMLLLGVVISSLVIPPVMQLLFNVYGIAGVMPHEGMDLSQSLPAPTAALMAAITEAVFRNSLPWTMMLIGSAIILLIVFVNYLLRLSRYLNLSILGVAIGMYLPLSSSFPLFIGGMIALFVKRRLKRVAPVEEEVLTRKQRGTLIACGLVAGSAIVDVLLAIPFSIFQSPDALQIVGPEWKNIGVYLGVLTTLLLAWWIHNRVVKYK; translated from the coding sequence ATGGCTGATACTCCTTTTATAGCTGCCGATAAAAAGGTAGCTGAACTTTCTGTAAGAGTTGTTGTGCTGGCTATAATACTTACTGTATTACTAGCGATGTCTAATGCATATCTTGCGTTGAAGTTGGGAATTTTAACCTCAGCATCAATTCCTGCGGCAATCATTTCTATGGGTATTCTGCGTTTTTTTAAAAACTCCACCATCCTTGAGAATAATGCAGTGCAAACTGCTGCATCTGCAGGCGAAGCTGTTGCTGGGGGGATTGTTTATACCATTCCAGCGTTGATTATTATTGGTTATTGGAATCATTTTGATTACCTCACTAATTTTTTTATTGCAGTGTGCGGTGGCATTTTGGGGGTATTATTTTCCATACCGCTTCGCCGTATTTTAGTTCATGATCCCTCTCTCAAGTTTCCAGAGGGACGTGCAATTGCGGAGGTACTAAAATCGTCGGTTGAAAAAACAGGGATCAAAGACATATTGATTGGCGGTGCTGTCGGAGGGCTTATTGAATTATTCCAAACTGGATTTAAAGTAGTCGCCAATAGCTGGGGTTATTGGTTTGTGATACAGCGCTCTCTATTTGGTCTTGGTGCCGGCTTTTCCGCTACAATGATAGGTGCTGGTTATCTGGTTGGCCATGATATGGCAATCAGTATTTTTTTGGGGGCCGTGATCTCTTGGTTAATCGCATTACCTGTGGTCAGTCAATTTTATCCTGAGTTTGTAAGCCATTATCCTGCAGAGCAAGCAGCGTCCTTTTTATGGAATAGCGAGATGCGATATCTAGGGATAGGAGCTATGTTGTTTGCAGGTGTTTGGACTTTTTTAAAATTAGTGAGGCCCCTATCCACAAGTATCCAAAATTCACTGAAATCCTTTATGTGCAAAGGGAATAAAGACATTCAACCTTTGCGGACTGATCAAGACATGCCTTTACCTTATATTTTGATCGGCACTGGTGCGTTAGCAGCCATCCTGTTTCTCTTTTTCCAGCTGGTTCTGCCGCTGCAGCAAGTGGGACTGGATAATGAGTATTCACCGACTCTTATTTTTCTCGCGGTTATTTATGTTTTGTTTATAGGGTTTATTTTTTCTGTTATTACCGCCTATTTTTCCGGTATGGTGGGGGTTACAGCCAGTCCAGGTAGTTCGGTTGTTATTTCAGGAATGCTTTTTGCTGCATGGTTGCTTTTGGTTGCAGTGGATCATCTATTACCTTTACCGTTAAAGACAGAACAAATTCAGGCAGCTGAAGCCATTACAATCATGATTGGTGCTGTAGTAACCGGTATAGCGGCGATTGCCAATGATAACACTCAAGATCTTAAAGTCGGTCAGTTGGTTGGTGCAACTCCATGGAAGCAACAATTGATGCTGTTGCTTGGCGTAGTCATTTCTTCATTGGTTATTCCTCCGGTGATGCAGTTGCTGTTTAATGTTTATGGAATTGCAGGGGTAATGCCTCATGAGGGTATGGACCTAAGTCAATCTTTGCCTGCGCCAACAGCGGCTTTAATGGCGGCGATTACTGAGGCTGTTTTTCGAAATTCATTGCCATGGACGATGATGTTGATTGGTTCTGCAATTATTCTCCTTATTGTTTTCGTCAATTATTTGTTGCGCTTAAGTCGTTATTTAAACTTATCCATTTTAGGCGTTGCGATAGGAATGTATTTACCACTTTCCTCCTCCTTTCCACTTTTTATTGGCGGGATGATCGCGCTGTTTGTAAAAAGACGTTTGAAACGCGTGGCTCCTGTTGAAGAAGAGGTATTAACCCGCAAACAAAGAGGGACGCTTATCGCCTGTGGATTGGTTGCCGGTTCTGCAATTGTAGATGTGTTGCTTGCAATTCCTTTTTCGATTTTTCAAAGTCCGGATGCGTTGCAAATAGTGGGGCCAGAATGGAAAAACATCGGTGTTTATTTAGGCGTTTTAACCACTTTATTACTTGCGTGGTGGATCCATAATCGGGTTGTTAAATACAAGTAA
- a CDS encoding valine--tRNA ligase, translated as MDKVYSPEAIEKACYKNWENHHYFQPHGDGKRYCIMLPPPNVTGSLHMGHGFQHTIMDALTRYHRMLGDKTLWQPGTDHAGISTQLVVERQLEASGISRKDLTREQFLEKVWQWKNESGNTITQQMRRLGASVDWNRERFTMDEGLSAAVQKVFVQLYDEGLIYRGTRLVNWDPKLGTAVSDLEVLSEEEDGFLWHIRYPIVNSTESLIVATTRPETMLGDTAVAVHPEDPRFKHLIGQQVHLPLCDRTIPIIADEYVDKEFGSGCVKITPAHDFNDHEVGKRHNLPVINILTKKASINKNAPLKYQGMDRFIAREQIVKDLDAAGLLVKTEPHKLKVPRGEKSNVIIEPLLTDQWYVKTQPLAEPAIAAVKNGEIRFIPETWSKTYFQWMDNIEDWCISRQLWWGHRIPAWYDSNGNVYVGYSENDVRFKYKIKDSTTLKQDEDVLDTWFSSALWPFSTLGWPERTSELEQFYPTSVLVTGFDIIFFWVARMIMMGLKFTGKIPFKEVFITGLIRDSEGHKMSKSKGNVLDPLDIVDGIDLESLIEKRTSNLMLSSVRDQIIKNTRKEFPEGISAYGTDALRFTYCSLASTGRNVRFDIGRVEGYRNFCNKLWNAARYVLLNTDEDLMDFDDGAFQYTPADQWILSRLQRTISKVHHYFETYRFDLLSSTIYEFVWHEYCDWYLELSKPVLQDEQALSALKRGTRRTLIHVLDHILKMLHPLMPFITEEIWQRTSKLTSENGASIMTSAYPQVNSEFINDTVEEELEWLKSAIQAVRTIRSEMSISPAKLIPLYIRNVTPVLKDRVEKYQHTLKALSKLSDIHYLGADEKAPVSATAVLGEIELLIPMADLIDKEAELARLNKELGKLDKDISLAEGKLNNPKFTDKAPAEIIAKEQEKLAQAQQTKEKLLEHKLRVESL; from the coding sequence ATGGATAAAGTCTATTCCCCTGAAGCAATCGAAAAAGCATGCTATAAAAACTGGGAAAATCATCATTACTTTCAACCGCATGGTGACGGTAAACGATATTGCATTATGCTCCCCCCCCCTAACGTCACGGGGAGTCTGCATATGGGGCATGGTTTTCAGCATACCATTATGGATGCTTTAACCCGTTATCACCGTATGTTAGGTGATAAAACGCTATGGCAACCTGGCACTGACCATGCCGGTATCTCAACGCAACTGGTCGTTGAACGACAACTTGAAGCTTCAGGAATCTCGAGAAAAGATCTTACCCGTGAACAATTTCTAGAGAAAGTTTGGCAATGGAAGAATGAATCGGGTAATACCATAACCCAACAAATGCGACGTTTGGGGGCATCTGTAGATTGGAATCGGGAACGATTTACTATGGATGAAGGGTTGTCGGCTGCCGTACAAAAAGTATTTGTACAGCTCTATGATGAAGGACTGATCTATCGTGGAACCCGTTTAGTCAATTGGGATCCTAAATTAGGCACTGCAGTATCCGATCTTGAGGTGCTCTCTGAAGAGGAAGATGGTTTTCTCTGGCATATTCGCTATCCCATTGTGAACTCAACTGAATCGCTTATTGTTGCGACCACTCGACCTGAAACGATGTTAGGCGACACCGCAGTTGCCGTACACCCTGAAGATCCACGCTTCAAACATCTTATTGGACAACAAGTTCATCTGCCTCTTTGTGATCGAACAATCCCGATTATTGCTGATGAGTACGTAGACAAAGAGTTTGGTAGTGGCTGTGTTAAAATTACCCCTGCTCATGACTTCAACGATCATGAAGTGGGTAAGCGTCATAATCTTCCAGTCATAAACATATTGACTAAAAAGGCCTCTATCAATAAAAATGCACCCCTCAAATATCAAGGCATGGATCGATTCATCGCTCGAGAACAAATTGTTAAAGACCTTGATGCAGCAGGCTTATTAGTTAAAACAGAGCCGCATAAGTTAAAAGTACCTCGTGGTGAAAAGTCGAATGTCATTATCGAGCCCCTATTAACCGACCAATGGTATGTCAAAACCCAGCCACTGGCTGAACCGGCAATAGCAGCCGTAAAAAATGGTGAAATCCGGTTTATTCCTGAAACCTGGAGCAAAACATACTTTCAATGGATGGATAACATTGAAGACTGGTGCATTAGTCGTCAATTATGGTGGGGACATCGAATACCTGCCTGGTATGACAGCAATGGTAATGTGTATGTGGGTTATAGTGAAAATGATGTTCGTTTTAAATATAAAATTAAAGATTCAACGACATTAAAACAAGATGAAGACGTTCTCGATACGTGGTTTTCTTCTGCACTTTGGCCCTTTTCTACTCTAGGCTGGCCCGAAAGAACTTCCGAGTTAGAACAGTTCTACCCAACTTCCGTGCTCGTTACTGGCTTTGATATTATCTTTTTCTGGGTTGCCCGCATGATCATGATGGGCTTAAAATTTACAGGGAAAATTCCATTTAAAGAAGTCTTTATTACTGGTTTAATCCGGGACAGTGAAGGACACAAAATGTCCAAATCTAAAGGTAATGTCCTTGATCCTTTGGATATAGTGGATGGAATTGACCTCGAATCCTTGATTGAAAAAAGAACTTCCAATTTAATGTTGTCTTCAGTTCGTGATCAAATAATTAAAAACACCCGTAAAGAATTCCCTGAAGGGATCAGCGCTTATGGAACAGATGCCCTTCGCTTTACTTATTGCTCTCTCGCATCAACTGGACGTAATGTACGCTTTGATATCGGTCGTGTTGAGGGGTACCGCAATTTTTGTAATAAACTATGGAATGCTGCGCGTTATGTATTACTTAATACTGATGAAGATCTAATGGATTTCGATGATGGAGCATTTCAGTATACTCCGGCAGATCAGTGGATTTTATCACGCTTGCAACGTACTATTAGCAAAGTACATCATTATTTTGAAACCTACCGATTTGACTTATTATCAAGCACGATTTATGAATTTGTCTGGCATGAATATTGTGACTGGTATTTGGAATTATCTAAGCCAGTATTACAAGATGAACAGGCACTGAGCGCTTTGAAGCGGGGTACTCGTAGAACCTTAATTCATGTGCTGGATCACATCCTTAAAATGCTGCATCCTTTAATGCCATTCATTACAGAGGAAATTTGGCAGCGTACCTCAAAGCTAACCAGCGAAAATGGCGCAAGCATCATGACGAGTGCTTATCCACAAGTAAACTCTGAGTTCATCAATGATACTGTTGAAGAGGAATTAGAATGGTTAAAATCTGCAATTCAAGCGGTGCGCACCATACGCAGTGAAATGTCCATTTCACCTGCCAAGCTGATTCCACTATATATTCGTAACGTGACACCAGTGCTTAAAGACAGAGTAGAAAAATATCAACACACGTTAAAAGCACTCAGTAAATTAAGTGATATTCATTATTTAGGAGCAGATGAGAAAGCACCTGTCTCAGCGACTGCGGTACTAGGAGAAATCGAGTTACTCATTCCTATGGCTGATTTAATCGATAAGGAAGCTGAGCTAGCCCGTTTGAATAAAGAGTTAGGTAAACTGGATAAAGACATTAGTCTTGCTGAAGGAAAACTAAATAATCCTAAATTTACAGATAAAGCCCCCGCAGAAATTATCGCGAAAGAACAGGAAAAATTAGCACAAGCACAACAAACTAAGGAAAAACTGTTAGAGCATAAACTCAGGGTTGAGTCACTGTAA